A window of Rufibacter sp. LB8 contains these coding sequences:
- a CDS encoding iron ABC transporter permease: protein MRKTLAVFFGLFLLLAVGFFLGLRVGSISTPYSTILEAFTNYNSTDAAHYSIVNLRLPRLLLAFLTGASLAFSGYLMQALVNNALADPYLLGTASGASLGASLSYFLLTELTIFGLYLPPFFALVGSFAVTLVVVLLGSRRGQLIPSQMLLVGIALSSLLTALVSLIMFLSDSESQLKSVVFWSMGGFEKADWGTLGYPATAVSLGLVLFFFLQRHLNALLLGTERAETLGVNVSGIRWVMMVTVSVVTGFAVAFSGPVGFVGLMVPHITRAQLGTTNRFNLLAAALAGGLFLVLCDILSRLIYPPAGLPVGIVTSFFGVPFFVYLLRRKNYRFN from the coding sequence GTGAGAAAGACCCTGGCTGTTTTTTTTGGTTTGTTTCTACTGCTGGCGGTAGGCTTTTTCCTGGGTTTGCGGGTAGGCAGCATCTCCACACCTTATAGCACCATTCTGGAAGCATTTACCAACTATAACAGCACAGATGCCGCGCATTACAGCATTGTGAATTTGCGCTTGCCCCGGTTGCTGCTGGCGTTTTTAACCGGGGCTTCTTTGGCGTTTTCGGGTTATTTAATGCAAGCATTGGTGAACAATGCGTTGGCTGATCCTTATTTATTAGGCACGGCCTCGGGCGCGTCTTTGGGTGCTTCGCTGAGTTATTTCCTGCTCACGGAGCTGACTATTTTTGGCTTGTACCTGCCGCCGTTTTTTGCCTTGGTGGGTTCTTTTGCCGTGACCTTGGTAGTGGTGTTGTTGGGTTCCAGACGCGGACAGTTGATTCCCAGCCAAATGCTGTTGGTGGGCATTGCCCTTAGCTCTTTGCTCACGGCGCTGGTAAGTCTAATCATGTTTCTCTCTGATTCTGAAAGTCAGCTCAAGTCTGTGGTATTCTGGAGCATGGGCGGTTTTGAGAAAGCCGATTGGGGCACCCTGGGCTATCCGGCCACGGCCGTGAGTCTGGGTTTGGTCTTGTTTTTCTTCCTTCAACGCCATTTGAACGCCTTGCTCCTGGGCACTGAACGCGCCGAGACCCTGGGCGTGAACGTGAGCGGCATTAGATGGGTGATGATGGTGACCGTGTCTGTGGTAACAGGTTTTGCCGTGGCGTTCTCTGGGCCGGTGGGGTTTGTGGGATTAATGGTGCCGCACATTACGCGCGCGCAGTTGGGTACTACTAATAGATTCAATTTATTGGCGGCCGCGTTGGCCGGTGGTTTGTTCCTGGTGTTGTGTGATATCCTGTCCAGATTGATTTATCCGCCGGCAGGTTTACCGGTTGGCATAGTTACGTCGTTCTTTGGTGTGCCTTTCTTTGTATATTTGCTGCGTAGAAAGAATTACCGATTCAATTAA
- a CDS encoding ABC transporter substrate-binding protein, whose amino-acid sequence MLAFFTACDTQPKKETAAVAATFRTVEDDLGRKVHVPVQPKRVLGLTPSMTEMLFAVADPATIIGRTQNCDYPKAALAKPVVNNYPMDYEQLLALKPDLIFASEGIISSEVAAQIQKLGIPVYYQAYDSVADIFNGLLDLGKLLKREQFAQRLVDSLQQQVQALTGNNLTQEAPTVLAITWRDPIYVYGLNTLFTDKLRYAGGKNAVQELFAQPYPALTREYILQLNPDIILGGTFEHLDKTFFSLYPELRRVKAYQQKRIFEVDDNLMSRPGPRVVEGILELQSKLM is encoded by the coding sequence GTGTTGGCTTTTTTTACCGCCTGCGACACCCAGCCCAAGAAAGAGACCGCTGCCGTGGCCGCCACCTTCCGCACCGTGGAAGATGATTTAGGCCGAAAAGTGCACGTGCCGGTGCAGCCCAAACGTGTGCTGGGCCTCACGCCCTCCATGACCGAAATGCTTTTTGCCGTGGCCGACCCCGCCACCATCATCGGCCGGACCCAGAACTGTGATTACCCCAAAGCGGCTTTGGCCAAACCGGTGGTGAACAATTATCCCATGGACTATGAACAGCTGCTGGCTTTAAAACCAGACCTGATTTTCGCGTCTGAGGGCATTATTTCCTCTGAAGTGGCCGCGCAGATTCAGAAACTGGGTATTCCGGTGTACTACCAGGCGTATGACAGCGTGGCCGATATTTTCAACGGATTGCTGGATTTGGGTAAACTCCTGAAACGTGAACAATTTGCGCAGCGCCTAGTAGATTCTTTGCAACAGCAAGTACAGGCCCTCACTGGCAATAATTTAACCCAGGAAGCCCCAACCGTACTGGCCATTACCTGGCGCGACCCTATTTACGTGTACGGCCTGAACACGCTGTTCACAGACAAACTCCGGTACGCCGGTGGGAAAAACGCGGTGCAGGAGTTGTTCGCGCAGCCGTACCCGGCCCTGACCCGCGAGTACATTCTGCAGCTCAACCCAGACATTATCTTAGGCGGAACCTTTGAACACCTTGATAAAACCTTTTTCTCTCTGTACCCCGAACTCCGGCGCGTGAAGGCCTACCAGCAGAAACGTATTTTTGAGGTAGATGACAATTTAATGTCCAGGCCCGGGCCGCGCGTGGTGGAGGGTATTTTGGAACTGCAATCAAAACTGATGTGA
- the rfaD gene encoding ADP-glyceromanno-heptose 6-epimerase, translating to MIVVTGAAGFIASCLVTRLNAANFNDIVVVDNFSIAKKLPNVEGKKIKEYVDRAEFFDWLEKNYEDVEFIFHLGARTDTTESNLEVLNLLNLDYSKQMWNACCEYQIPLVYASSAATYGSGTLGYDDDESLISLLKPLNAYGDSKNDFDKWALEQTAKPFFWVGLKFFNVYGPNEYHKGRMASVVMHAYNSIKESGRLTLFRSHNPDFEDGKQMRDFVYVKDVVDVLYWLMHHRKNSGIYNLGSGQARTFLDLAFNTFTAMGAPINIDFKDTPEDIRDKYQYYTQANMQKLKAIGYDQPFHTLEEGIQDYVQNYLIPNTYY from the coding sequence ATGATAGTAGTTACCGGAGCCGCCGGCTTTATTGCCAGTTGCCTTGTCACCCGCCTGAACGCCGCTAATTTCAATGACATAGTGGTGGTGGACAATTTCTCCATTGCCAAGAAATTACCCAACGTGGAAGGCAAAAAAATCAAGGAATACGTGGACCGCGCCGAGTTCTTTGACTGGCTGGAAAAAAACTACGAAGACGTGGAGTTCATCTTTCACCTGGGCGCGCGTACAGACACCACCGAAAGTAACCTGGAAGTCTTGAACCTGCTCAACCTGGACTACTCCAAACAAATGTGGAACGCCTGCTGTGAATACCAGATTCCGCTGGTCTACGCGTCTTCGGCGGCCACCTACGGTTCCGGCACCTTGGGCTATGACGATGACGAAAGTCTGATTTCCCTGCTAAAACCGCTAAATGCATACGGTGATTCTAAGAATGATTTCGATAAATGGGCGCTGGAGCAGACGGCTAAACCGTTTTTCTGGGTGGGTCTCAAATTCTTCAACGTGTACGGGCCCAATGAATACCACAAAGGTAGAATGGCCTCGGTGGTGATGCACGCCTACAATTCCATCAAAGAATCTGGCCGCCTCACGTTGTTCCGGTCACACAACCCAGACTTTGAAGACGGCAAGCAGATGCGTGATTTTGTGTATGTGAAAGACGTGGTGGACGTGCTGTACTGGTTGATGCACCACCGCAAGAACTCAGGCATTTACAATTTGGGTTCCGGGCAAGCCCGCACGTTCCTGGATTTGGCGTTCAACACGTTCACGGCCATGGGCGCGCCCATCAACATTGATTTCAAAGACACCCCTGAGGACATCAGAGACAAATACCAATACTACACGCAGGCCAACATGCAGAAACTGAAGGCCATTGGCTATGACCAACCGTTCCACACCCTGGAAGAAGGCATACAGGATTACGTGCAGAATTATTTAATCCCGAACACCTATTATTAA
- a CDS encoding FRG domain-containing protein, translated as MNPGTTPPYSSVQMPMDQDVLYSANLEMPNDLRVESWEELQRELFRDSWDDTINRYRSPYVFRGLWNRNYGLKTSLMRIGGDFPKLESHLLRNFRKYARGTTEASDSIWNWLAVAQHHGLPTRLLDWTYSPYVALHFATADLTNFHADGVIWCVNYVKSTDYLPPSLQRAIRDEGSNVFTPEVLEPVVGSLKSLGEFQEKPFVMFLEPPSLDERIVHQYALFSMMSTPDAMLCQWLTDHPDLYFRLIIPSKLKWEIRDKLDQANITERVLFPGPTGISAWLRRHYTTT; from the coding sequence ATGAACCCCGGAACAACGCCGCCCTACTCTTCCGTACAGATGCCCATGGACCAGGATGTACTTTATTCCGCCAACTTGGAGATGCCCAATGACTTGCGCGTGGAGTCTTGGGAAGAACTGCAGCGCGAACTCTTCCGGGATTCCTGGGATGACACCATCAACCGCTACCGGTCGCCGTACGTGTTCAGGGGGCTCTGGAACCGCAATTACGGCCTCAAGACCAGCCTCATGCGCATTGGCGGCGACTTCCCGAAGCTGGAATCCCACTTGCTCCGCAACTTCAGGAAATACGCACGCGGCACTACTGAAGCCTCAGACTCCATTTGGAACTGGCTGGCCGTCGCCCAGCACCACGGTCTCCCCACCCGCTTGCTGGATTGGACGTATTCACCGTACGTGGCACTGCATTTCGCTACCGCTGACCTGACCAATTTTCATGCAGACGGTGTGATCTGGTGCGTGAACTACGTCAAATCCACCGATTATCTGCCGCCCTCTTTGCAACGCGCCATTAGAGATGAAGGCTCCAACGTGTTCACCCCAGAGGTATTGGAACCCGTGGTGGGATCCCTTAAAAGTCTGGGTGAATTCCAGGAAAAACCCTTCGTCATGTTCCTGGAGCCGCCTTCGTTAGATGAACGCATTGTGCACCAATACGCGCTGTTTTCCATGATGTCTACCCCAGACGCCATGCTCTGCCAATGGCTCACTGACCATCCCGACCTCTATTTCCGGCTCATCATTCCGTCTAAACTCAAGTGGGAAATACGAGACAAACTGGACCAGGCCAACATTACTGAACGCGTGCTTTTCCCCGGCCCCACCGGCATCAGCGCCTGGCTGAGAAGGCATTACACTACCACGTAA
- a CDS encoding HAMP domain-containing sensor histidine kinase: MVALLLGGVGLFLQTSVQRDLLHSKKQQLAQEIQARVHSQIAQSQSLLKQLSAGLPLKAGQFSALLPQATSPVLIYQANQLVFWSDHMLRSDVEPHMVRQPIQILENRFGRFLVVSQRQAPDYLLVTVTPLETRYGISNSYLKNALNPALFEDHAVALQTDKSENAFVIKGTQGQYLFSLKILEPNQWLHASKFTLQLYVLAIVSWLGFVLTRKKQLQAQGKPGMALNFAVAGLLLLRMVMLLGQFPGTVQDVGLFSPRVYAAAWWSPSLGDLLLNEGLLLVLSWWVYQYAKGKRFGAHFQNQGQKQNMFSVLLALGIIVLMISWYESYRSLITNSQPILDITQNIQFNPEKLLLFLAMVLHTLAISWLLRLLLRWLPFNSDSLAPFAAAWGTVLLVALLWAFWREAPIGNWTVLLSSSLLVLWEMAHRRFLNKASIYSSVFLVNIISASLGGAALYDLYDKQLRQEKQRVAAQLLKDRDEVTEYLLAEAATAIQKDALITRTLRAPWVNQKFIDQKIRRHYLRPLTESYTVVLRMFDVNGAALMVHDSALNLETYAATRATGAKPTTQKGQLLVSSAAEPGRFTYLQEIKLLLTEGQWATVVLELSPKITTPNSVLPELLVERKSTQGNAVPASSYALWRENRLLKTEGYFEYSQTFGSALLEVPLLYTQGLTIAGYHHVATKSMDGTVAVVSTPIYGFRSWLSNFSFLFLLHTVTLFGLLAVSVLYRGELVQVITSTFSTKIQLFLNLGVLVPLVLVSLTIGSLVTDSYQQDLTRGYTEQGEFIRQNLMTNALGGRSTRPDSLVRRVNRLAALAQTEVNVYNAQGQLQIASQPALFEAGVLSTRLNPEAYSGLKERGLARMLLQEKAGELPFSTMYLPLRKAGEVSPSGFLAIPYFDSQKELNNKLIQLITTILNIFTVLFLVFVLLSYLATRALTVPLQLLTERLKKTTLTGNNEKLVYESRDEIGLLVREYNQMLQKLEESKQELALREKEAAWKEMARQVAHEIKNPLTPMKLSLQYLRKAMQEGRSNLEELVEKISKTMITQIDVLSDIATSFSNFTSMPDLKLETLELNDLIKRAADLHINSQQHQVQLNLPQTPIHVRADENQLIRVFNNLLLNALQAVPSSRTPEITIDVTNLEPDWVVAAISDNGSGIPEDVQPKIFMPNFSTKYTGSGIGLAVVKKAVEAIGGTIWFETKDQEGTTFFLKLPVQPS, encoded by the coding sequence GTGGTTGCCTTGCTCTTGGGCGGGGTAGGATTGTTTCTGCAAACCAGTGTGCAGCGTGACCTGCTCCATTCCAAAAAGCAGCAGTTAGCCCAGGAAATCCAGGCGCGGGTCCATTCCCAAATCGCCCAAAGCCAATCTCTTCTCAAACAACTGAGCGCAGGTCTTCCGCTGAAGGCAGGTCAGTTTTCGGCGCTATTGCCCCAAGCTACCAGCCCGGTGCTTATTTACCAGGCCAACCAACTGGTATTCTGGTCAGACCATATGCTGCGCAGTGACGTGGAGCCCCACATGGTCAGACAGCCAATTCAGATTCTGGAGAATAGGTTCGGACGATTTTTGGTGGTCAGCCAGAGGCAAGCCCCAGACTATTTACTTGTAACTGTCACGCCGCTGGAAACCAGGTACGGCATCAGCAATTCGTACTTGAAAAACGCACTAAACCCAGCCCTGTTTGAGGACCATGCAGTAGCGTTGCAAACCGATAAAAGTGAAAATGCCTTTGTAATCAAAGGCACTCAGGGGCAGTACCTTTTTTCATTGAAGATTCTGGAGCCAAACCAGTGGCTGCACGCCAGCAAATTCACTTTGCAGTTGTACGTGCTGGCCATTGTCAGTTGGTTAGGCTTTGTGTTAACCCGAAAAAAACAGCTTCAGGCACAGGGCAAACCGGGCATGGCTTTGAATTTTGCGGTGGCCGGGTTGCTTTTGCTCCGGATGGTCATGCTGCTGGGGCAGTTCCCGGGCACGGTGCAAGACGTTGGGTTGTTCAGCCCACGGGTATATGCCGCCGCTTGGTGGTCGCCGTCTTTAGGCGATTTGCTTTTGAACGAGGGGCTTCTTCTAGTTTTGTCCTGGTGGGTGTACCAGTACGCCAAAGGCAAGCGTTTTGGGGCTCATTTTCAGAATCAAGGCCAAAAACAGAATATGTTCAGCGTGCTGCTTGCCCTGGGAATTATAGTGCTCATGATTAGTTGGTATGAAAGTTACCGAAGCCTCATCACCAATTCCCAACCCATCCTGGACATCACGCAGAACATACAGTTCAACCCCGAGAAACTGCTGTTGTTCCTGGCCATGGTGCTGCACACGCTGGCTATAAGTTGGCTGCTCAGGCTCTTGCTTCGGTGGCTTCCGTTTAACTCAGACAGCCTTGCGCCGTTTGCCGCGGCCTGGGGCACGGTATTGCTGGTGGCACTTTTGTGGGCGTTCTGGCGCGAGGCACCCATTGGCAACTGGACCGTTTTGCTCTCCAGTTCTTTGCTGGTTCTTTGGGAAATGGCGCACAGACGGTTCCTGAACAAGGCCAGCATCTATTCCAGCGTATTTCTGGTGAACATCATCAGTGCCAGTCTGGGTGGCGCGGCGTTGTATGATCTGTACGATAAACAGCTCCGGCAAGAAAAACAGCGCGTGGCCGCTCAATTATTGAAAGACCGCGATGAAGTCACCGAATACCTGCTCGCTGAGGCCGCCACCGCCATTCAAAAAGATGCCTTGATTACGCGTACGCTGCGTGCGCCTTGGGTAAACCAGAAGTTCATTGATCAAAAAATAAGAAGGCATTACCTTCGGCCGCTCACAGAGAGTTACACGGTGGTCCTCCGAATGTTTGACGTCAACGGCGCGGCGCTTATGGTGCATGACTCTGCCTTGAATCTGGAGACCTATGCCGCCACCAGAGCCACGGGAGCCAAACCTACCACCCAGAAAGGCCAGTTGCTGGTGAGTTCAGCGGCAGAGCCTGGCCGGTTTACGTATCTGCAGGAAATTAAACTGCTTTTAACCGAAGGGCAATGGGCTACGGTGGTTTTGGAACTGAGCCCTAAAATAACCACCCCCAACAGTGTGTTGCCAGAATTGTTGGTGGAACGCAAAAGCACCCAGGGCAACGCCGTTCCAGCCAGCAGTTACGCCCTGTGGCGCGAAAACCGCTTACTAAAGACCGAAGGCTATTTTGAGTACAGCCAAACGTTTGGGTCGGCGTTGTTAGAGGTGCCGCTGCTGTACACCCAGGGCTTGACTATTGCCGGGTACCACCACGTGGCCACTAAATCCATGGACGGCACGGTGGCGGTGGTGAGTACGCCCATCTACGGGTTCAGGTCCTGGCTGTCCAATTTTTCGTTTCTCTTTCTGCTGCATACCGTCACTTTGTTTGGGTTGCTGGCGGTCTCTGTGCTGTATCGGGGCGAATTGGTGCAAGTCATCACTTCCACGTTCAGTACTAAAATTCAGCTGTTCCTTAATTTGGGCGTGTTGGTTCCGCTCGTATTAGTTAGCCTTACCATTGGCAGCCTGGTCACCGATTCTTACCAACAGGATTTAACCAGAGGCTACACTGAGCAAGGCGAATTCATCCGGCAGAACCTCATGACCAATGCGTTGGGCGGGAGAAGCACGCGGCCAGATTCGTTGGTTCGGCGCGTAAACCGGTTAGCCGCGTTGGCCCAGACCGAAGTAAACGTGTACAATGCCCAGGGACAACTGCAGATTGCCAGCCAACCCGCTTTGTTTGAGGCCGGCGTGCTCTCCACGCGCCTAAACCCCGAAGCCTACAGCGGCCTGAAAGAGCGCGGCCTTGCGCGCATGCTGCTGCAGGAAAAAGCCGGCGAACTGCCCTTCAGCACCATGTATTTGCCCTTACGGAAAGCAGGGGAGGTGAGCCCCAGCGGTTTTCTGGCCATTCCGTACTTTGATTCGCAGAAAGAACTGAATAACAAACTCATCCAGCTCATCACCACTATTCTCAACATTTTCACGGTCTTGTTTCTGGTGTTTGTGCTGCTTAGTTACCTGGCCACGCGGGCGCTCACGGTGCCTTTGCAGTTACTCACCGAACGCCTTAAAAAAACCACTTTGACCGGCAACAATGAAAAACTGGTCTATGAATCCCGCGACGAGATTGGCTTGTTGGTGCGCGAATACAACCAGATGCTCCAGAAGCTGGAGGAAAGCAAACAGGAACTAGCGCTTCGCGAAAAAGAAGCCGCCTGGAAAGAGATGGCCCGCCAGGTAGCCCACGAAATCAAGAATCCGCTCACGCCCATGAAGTTGTCACTGCAGTACCTGCGCAAAGCTATGCAGGAGGGCAGGAGCAATCTGGAGGAACTGGTGGAGAAGATTTCCAAAACCATGATCACTCAGATTGACGTGCTCAGTGACATTGCCACCTCTTTCTCCAATTTTACCTCCATGCCAGACCTCAAGCTGGAAACCCTGGAACTGAACGACCTCATTAAACGCGCCGCCGACCTCCACATAAATTCACAACAACACCAGGTGCAGTTGAATTTGCCCCAAACGCCCATTCATGTGCGCGCCGATGAAAACCAACTCATACGGGTGTTCAACAACTTGCTGCTGAATGCGCTGCAGGCCGTTCCGTCTTCGCGTACGCCGGAAATCACTATTGACGTGACCAACCTGGAACCTGATTGGGTAGTGGCGGCCATTTCAGATAACGGCTCAGGAATACCAGAAGACGTGCAGCCCAAAATCTTCATGCCGAATTTCAGTACCAAGTACACGGGTTCTGGTATTGGGTTGGCCGTGGTGAAAAAAGCGGTAGAAGCCATTGGCGGCACCATCTGGTTTGAGACCAAAGACCAGGAAGGCACCACCTTCTTCCTGAAATTGCCGGTGCAGCCGTCATGA
- a CDS encoding DUF983 domain-containing protein: protein MFSHSALNLREFDKMPEACPVCGFRFEIELGFYWGAMYMSYGLSVIIVVLVGLGLYHLANDPPTWVYLTTVASIVVVFTPFLFRYARVMMLYFFGSVSFDPKYKV, encoded by the coding sequence ATGTTTTCCCATTCAGCCTTGAATCTCAGGGAATTTGACAAAATGCCCGAGGCATGCCCGGTCTGTGGTTTCCGGTTTGAAATTGAGCTGGGTTTTTATTGGGGCGCCATGTACATGAGCTACGGCTTGTCGGTGATAATTGTGGTGCTGGTGGGGCTGGGCCTGTATCATCTGGCCAACGACCCACCCACTTGGGTGTACCTGACCACTGTGGCTTCCATAGTAGTGGTGTTCACGCCTTTCCTGTTCAGATATGCCCGGGTCATGATGCTCTATTTTTTTGGGAGTGTTTCTTTTGACCCCAAATACAAAGTATAA
- a CDS encoding DUF420 domain-containing protein — MPTKSTNPNDTRYLFLIAILSVVVPLVVALLLFMPQTGKLGDLDVSFLPGLHAVLNSLTALSLITGYYFIKKGNRRNHRFAMSTAFVLSSFFLISYVTYHYQAAPTSFGGEGTIKAIYYFILLTHIVLAAVIVPLVLLSVYFAVSNQFERHKKISRWTFPLWLYVAITGVVVYLMISPYYA, encoded by the coding sequence ATGCCAACTAAGTCTACCAATCCCAATGACACCCGCTACCTGTTTTTAATCGCCATTTTATCTGTGGTGGTTCCCTTGGTGGTGGCGCTTTTGTTGTTCATGCCCCAAACAGGCAAGCTAGGCGATTTAGACGTTTCCTTTCTGCCAGGGTTGCACGCGGTGTTGAACTCCTTGACGGCTCTTTCCTTAATAACGGGCTACTACTTTATTAAGAAAGGGAACAGAAGAAATCACCGGTTTGCCATGTCTACCGCCTTTGTGCTGTCTTCGTTCTTCCTGATTTCTTATGTGACCTATCATTACCAGGCAGCGCCCACCTCATTTGGTGGTGAAGGCACCATTAAGGCAATCTATTACTTTATTCTGCTAACCCACATTGTGCTGGCCGCAGTAATTGTACCGTTAGTGCTTCTTTCTGTGTATTTTGCTGTGTCAAACCAGTTTGAGCGGCACAAGAAAATCTCCAGGTGGACGTTCCCTTTATGGTTGTATGTGGCCATTACGGGTGTGGTAGTCTACCTCATGATTTCCCCGTATTACGCATAG
- a CDS encoding SCO family protein yields MSPKKALVLGTLLLVPVLVFLFLSMFGENKFSLRTYYPLRVDSTAVQGVWQYDTAYHKVPAFQLTSQTGKTFSSQDLQGTIYVAHFLSSTCVEPCKQVLTQLSRVHDAFRFKPEVKILSFTHTPSQDAALQQLSATLKADANRWLFLTGSPDQLQHLAQQGFRQPTLALVGTQTDAFSSETLLLIDREGHVRGMYQGTDASEVERLITELNILLSMYEQDHAN; encoded by the coding sequence ATGAGTCCAAAAAAAGCCCTGGTACTGGGAACCCTTTTGCTGGTGCCGGTACTGGTGTTTTTATTTTTAAGTATGTTCGGGGAGAATAAATTTTCTCTCCGAACATATTATCCGTTAAGGGTTGATTCAACCGCTGTGCAAGGTGTCTGGCAATATGATACCGCGTACCACAAGGTGCCAGCCTTTCAATTAACATCCCAGACTGGCAAAACTTTCTCCAGCCAAGACCTACAGGGTACTATATATGTTGCCCATTTTCTGAGTTCTACTTGTGTTGAGCCATGCAAACAGGTGCTGACGCAGTTATCTAGGGTGCATGATGCTTTCAGGTTCAAGCCAGAAGTAAAAATCCTTTCCTTCACCCACACACCAAGCCAAGACGCAGCCCTGCAGCAGCTTTCTGCTACTCTAAAGGCGGATGCTAACAGATGGTTGTTCCTGACGGGGTCACCGGACCAATTGCAGCATTTAGCCCAGCAAGGGTTTCGGCAGCCAACTTTGGCCTTGGTAGGTACGCAAACAGATGCCTTCTCCAGTGAAACGCTGTTGTTAATTGACCGGGAGGGTCATGTGCGCGGCATGTACCAGGGGACAGACGCCTCAGAGGTAGAGCGGCTCATAACAGAATTAAATATTCTGCTTTCCATGTATGAACAAGATCATGCCAACTAA
- a CDS encoding cytochrome C oxidase subunit IV family protein — protein sequence MASHSHHTEELAQGEIPKAQTRIIWKTFIILCVLTAIEFAFAFMMEAGTLRNAIFIGLTIVKAFYIVGEFMHLKHETKGLIWAVLVPTVLLVWLLVALLVEGTFYGESVFNYFD from the coding sequence ATGGCTTCGCATTCACATCATACAGAAGAACTGGCGCAAGGCGAGATTCCTAAGGCCCAGACCAGAATCATCTGGAAAACATTTATCATTCTCTGCGTACTCACTGCAATTGAATTTGCCTTTGCCTTCATGATGGAGGCCGGCACCTTACGGAACGCTATTTTCATTGGCTTGACCATTGTAAAGGCCTTCTACATTGTGGGGGAATTCATGCACTTAAAGCATGAGACAAAAGGTCTTATTTGGGCAGTGTTGGTACCTACCGTGTTATTGGTTTGGTTACTGGTGGCCCTGCTGGTGGAAGGTACCTTCTACGGCGAATCTGTTTTCAATTACTTTGACTAA
- a CDS encoding cytochrome c oxidase subunit 3 translates to MSQTTTFEQPNTGTWDGGNEPFKASYGKLMMWFFLLSDAFTFGAFLTTYGLARHRHKAYEGAPEAFTFSTEWWPIPEKVFNAFPGFHGVDWPLAFVALMTMILILSSVTMVLAVEAGHRMDKKDVEKWLLWTILFGAMFLGCQAWEWTHFIAGTEDGMKLADGSVIHGANLIVNQYGPPLFADLFFFITGFHGTHVFSGVVLLLLIFINTVNGVYQRRGHYEMVEKVGLYWHFVDLVWVFVFTFFYLV, encoded by the coding sequence ATGTCGCAGACTACAACCTTTGAGCAGCCAAACACAGGCACTTGGGATGGCGGTAACGAGCCATTTAAGGCAAGTTATGGCAAACTGATGATGTGGTTCTTCCTGTTATCAGATGCTTTCACGTTTGGTGCTTTCTTAACCACCTACGGGTTGGCCCGTCACCGTCACAAGGCCTATGAAGGTGCGCCAGAGGCGTTCACGTTCTCAACCGAGTGGTGGCCTATCCCGGAAAAAGTGTTTAACGCATTCCCTGGGTTCCATGGTGTGGATTGGCCGTTGGCGTTTGTAGCCTTAATGACCATGATTTTGATCTTGAGCTCTGTGACCATGGTATTGGCCGTAGAAGCGGGGCATAGAATGGACAAGAAGGATGTGGAGAAATGGTTGCTGTGGACTATTCTCTTTGGAGCTATGTTCTTGGGCTGTCAGGCTTGGGAGTGGACCCACTTTATTGCCGGTACTGAAGATGGTATGAAATTAGCCGATGGTTCTGTGATACATGGGGCGAATTTGATTGTGAACCAATACGGACCACCCTTGTTCGCTGACCTGTTCTTCTTTATCACAGGTTTCCACGGTACGCACGTTTTCAGTGGGGTGGTGTTGCTCCTCTTGATTTTCATCAATACCGTAAACGGGGTGTACCAGAGAAGAGGCCACTATGAAATGGTGGAAAAAGTAGGTTTGTACTGGCACTTTGTAGACTTAGTGTGGGTATTTGTATTTACCTTCTTTTACCTGGTGTAA
- a CDS encoding cytochrome c oxidase subunit 3 has protein sequence MVANTELQPEQRRGVHPLKFMLVLLLVSIIMMFAAFTSAYIVRREEGNWLEFDLPNILIINTVILVLSSVFMQWSYVAAKRDNLKTLKLALALTIVAGTAFLIGQWEAWGELVHNNVYFGGSTANPSGSFMYVLTGVHAFHLVTGLIFLIIVVISAFRYRVHSKNLIRIELCTIYWHFLGALWVYLFFFLTLNH, from the coding sequence ATGGTAGCAAATACAGAATTACAACCAGAGCAGCGGAGAGGGGTACACCCACTCAAGTTCATGCTCGTGCTTTTGCTGGTGAGCATCATCATGATGTTTGCGGCCTTTACCAGTGCCTATATTGTCAGAAGAGAAGAGGGGAATTGGCTGGAGTTTGACCTTCCCAATATCCTGATCATCAATACGGTAATTCTAGTGTTGAGCAGCGTGTTCATGCAGTGGTCATATGTGGCCGCCAAGCGTGATAATCTGAAGACACTTAAATTAGCCCTGGCCTTAACCATTGTGGCGGGCACCGCGTTTTTAATAGGCCAGTGGGAAGCTTGGGGAGAATTGGTGCACAACAACGTGTACTTTGGTGGTAGCACCGCCAACCCGTCTGGGTCTTTCATGTATGTGCTGACCGGCGTACACGCTTTTCACCTGGTCACGGGGCTTATTTTTCTGATTATTGTAGTAATTTCGGCCTTCAGGTACCGGGTGCACTCCAAAAACTTGATCAGAATTGAGCTGTGCACCATTTACTGGCACTTTTTAGGCGCCCTTTGGGTCTACCTGTTCTTTTTCTTAACCTTGAACCATTAA